One window of the Sciurus carolinensis chromosome 8, mSciCar1.2, whole genome shotgun sequence genome contains the following:
- the Dennd11 gene encoding DENN domain-containing protein 11, translating into MVEQGDAAPLLRWAEGPAVSLPQAPELQAGGRARGCGGGAEPPRRREPEEPAPSEVLLQPGRLELGDVEEDQVVAVFVVTFDPRSGNMVEWCLPQDIDLEGVEFKSMASGSHKIQSDFIYFRKGPFFGLACFANMPVESELERGARMKSVGILSPSYTLLYRYMHFLENQVRHQLETPGHYSHLAAFYEDKKGVLHAGPGRGSTLPPVYWLPSIHRYMYPEMKITHPAGCMSQFIKFFGEQILILWKFALLRKRILIFSPPPVGVVCYRVYCCCCLANVSLPGIGGTIPESKPFFYVNVADIESLEVEVSYVACTTEKIFEEKRELYDVYVDNQNVKTHHGHLQPLLKINSADREKYRRLNEQRQMLLYSQEVEEDYNPCEEDLFVLFFLEQNNRIFQTLLEVSASQDKTLTAEHARGMGLDPQGDRSFLMDLLEAYGIDVMLVIDNPCCP; encoded by the exons ATGGTGGAGCAGGGAGACGCGGCGCCGCTGCTGCGCTGGGCCGAGGGCCCCGCCGTCTCCCTGCCGCAGGCCCCGGAGCTGCAGGCGGGAGGCCGGGCCCGGGGCTGCGGCGGGGGCGCGGAGCCGCCCCGGAGGCGGGAGCCCGAGGAGCCGGCGCCCTCCGAGGTGCTGCTGCAGCCCGGGCGCCTGGAGCTGGGCGACGTGGAGGAGGACCAGGTGGTGGCCGTATTTGTGGTCACCTTCGATCCTCGCTCGG GAAACATGGTAGAATGGTGCTTACCTCAAGATATTGACCTCGAAGGGGTTGAATTCAAGTCTATGGCCAGTGGATCCCATAAAATTCAATCTGACTTCAT CTATTTTCGAAAGGGGCCTTTCTTCGGCCTGGCCTGCTTCGCCAACATGCCTGTGGAAAGCGAGCTGGAGCGGGGCGCTCGGATGAAGTCCGTGGGCATCCTCTCTCCCTCCTACACCCTGCTCTACCGGTACATGCACTTCTTGGAGAACCAGGTTCG GCACCAGCTGGAGACGCCGGGACATTACTCTCATCTGGCTGCGTTCTATGAGGACAAGAAAGGGGTGCTCCACGCTGGTCCTGGGAGAGGCAGCACCCTGCCCCCTGTCTACTGGCTGCCCTCCATCCACCGCTACATGTACCCGGAGATGAAG attacaCACCCAGCTGGCTGCATGTCTCAGTTTATTAAGTTCTTTGGAGAGCAAATCCTCATCCTCTGGAAATTTGCCTTACTTCGAAAGcgcattttgatattttctcccCCTCCTGTGGGCGTCGTGTGCTACAGAG TGTACTGCTGCTGTTGCCTGGCCAACGTCTCGCTGCCTGGCATTGGGGGCACCATCCCTGAGTCCAAGCCCTTCTTCTATGTGAACGTGGCTGACATTGAGAGCCTGGAGGTAGAGGTGTCCTATGTGGCCT GCACCACAGAGAAGATATTTGAAGAGAAGCGGGAGCTGTATGACGTTTATGTGGACAACCAGAATGTGAAGACACACCATGGCCACCTGCAGCCCCTGCTGAAGATCAACAGTGCTGACAGGGAGAAGTACCGGCGGCTCAATGAGCAGAG GCAGATGCTGTTGTACTCCCAGGAAGTGGAAGAAGACTACAACCCTTGTGAGGAGGACCTCTTTGTGCT GTTTTTCCTAGAGCAAAACAACCGGATATTTCAGACTTTGTTGGAGGTGTCTGCCAGTCAGGACAAAACTCTGACCGCAGAGCATGCCCGGGGCATGGGCCTGGATCCCCAAGGAGACCGCAGCTTCCTCATGGACCTGCTGGAGGCCTATGGCATTGATGTCATGCTGGTCATTGACAACCCCTGTTGCCCATAG